The nucleotide sequence GAGGTACTGGATACGTTCTGAAACGGAATCGTGCGATCAACGCTTAGTGCTTCACAGGGAGCGGAGCGTCATCCGGATCAGGTGCGACTTCTTCGACTTCCACATATCCACCTTCCTTGGGATCATACTGAATGTGGTCGTAGTGGTATGGCTCAGTCACGACAGGTGGCCAGTCAAAATTATGGTGAGGTGGTGGCGAACTGCATTTCCACTCCAGGGTCGAACCACCCCAGGGGTTTGCAGGGGCACGTCGCCCTCTCAGAAGTGAATGCAGCAGCACGCCGGCGGACAAGAACAAACCTGCTCCCAACAGCAGCGCACCAAACGTGCTGAACTGATGGAAGATCTGGAATTCAGGATCGTACTTTGCATATCGCCGGGGCATGCCCCGACTGCCGAGGATGAACTGCGGGAAGAAGGTCGCGTTGAAGCCGACGAAGATGATCAAACAGGCGATTCGAGCAAGGTTCTCGTTGTACATCTTGCCGAACATCTTGGGCCACCAGTAGTGCAGGCCACCCAGGAAGGCGATCAGAGTTCCACCCATCATCACGTAGTGGAAGTGAGCCACAACGAAGTAAGTGTCGTGCAGATGGACGTCGGTAGCGAGGGCGCCGAGGAACAACCCCGTCAGACCGCCGATGCCGAACAGGAAGATGAAAGACAAGGTGTAGCACATGGGGGTCTCAAGGCTGACCGAACCCTTGTACATGGTCGACAACCAGTTGAACACCTTGATGGCTGATGGAATCGATACGCTGAAGGTGAGCGCGCTGAACATCATCGCCGCCAATGGCGACTGGCCACTGACGAACATGTGATGGCCCCAGACCAGGAAGCCCAGCAGTGCGATGGCGATTGAACTGTAAGCGATGAAGCGATATCCGAAGATCGGTTTACGCGAGAAGGTCGAAACCATTTCGCTGATGATTCCCATGGCCGGGAGAATCATGATGTAAACTGCAGGATGACTGTAGAACCAGAAGAAGTGCTGGAAGAGGACCGGATCGCCCCCTCGTGCGGGATCGAAAATACCAATCCCCAGAGCCCGCTCGGCAATCAGCAGCAGACCCGTGATACCGATGACCGGAGTGGCGAGGATCTGAATGATGGATGTTGCGTAGAGGCTCCACAGGAACAGTGGCATGCGGAACCAGGTCATCCCCGCAGGACGCATCATGTTGATCGTCACGAGGAAGTTCAGCCCGGTGAAAATCGAGCTGAAACCCAGAATGAACACACCCAGGCTGGCGGTGATCACACTCGTGTTCGTTGTTGTGCTGTAGGGGGTGTAGAACGTCCAACCCGTATCGAGTCCACCCAGGATCACAGCGGCGAGGAAGAAGATTGCTCCGCCGATCCACAGGTAGAAGCTGGCGAGGTTCATGCGAGGGAAGGCAACGTCTTTGACGCCCAGCATGACCGGAACCATGAAGTTCCCTAATGCGGCGGGAATGCTGGGGATCAGAAACAGAAATGTCATGATCGCCCCGTGCAGGGTGAACATGTGGTTGTACTGGTCTTCGCTCAGGAAGAACTTGCCCGGAAGCAGCAGTTCCAGACGGATCAGCAGCGCCATGATCCCCCCGGCCAGGAACGATGCCAAGATGGCGACCAGGTACATCACCCCGATCCGTTTGTGGTCAAGCGTGAAGGCCCAGGACTTCCAGCCACTTGAGCATGAGAGGTAATCCTCTTCTCCGTGGCCATGAACGTGAGCGGTGGCGGTGCTCAGATGCGATTCGGACATTATTTTTTCTCAGGCGAAATAGTGTGTTTCGAAAACCAGAGCGAACGTTACTCTTTTGGCGTCGCTTCCGGATTCAAGCTTTTGATGTAAGCGATCAGTGCGTCGATTTCATTGTCCCGCAGGCGACCCTGGTAGGTGGGCATGACCGGCTGGAATCCTGCGCGGATCTGGGCCAGTGGTTCCAGGATTGAACGACGCAGGTAGTTTTCTTCGATCGTGACTGATTCGCCGTTCGTCAGACGCTGCTGCGTGCCAAATGTTTTGGCGAATGAAGGACCGGCCTTCCCCTGCACATTGTCATCAATGGCGTGACACTGAGCGCACCCTTGTCGCTTGTAAAGCAACGCACCAAGTTCTGCTGGCGGCAGGTTGTTCGTCTTGTCAGTCTCGATCCTCAACCACTGTTCAAAATCGGCTGGTTCGTGTACGACGACATTGGCGACCATGGTCGAGTGCTTCTGACCGCAGTACTCGGCACAGTACAGGCGATGCGTCCCAGCTCCGGTTGCGCGGAACCACATTTCAGTATACCGGCCGGGGACAAGGTCTTGCTTCACGCGGAAGGCAGGTACGAACAAGCTATGGATCACGTCCATCGATGACATCAGTAGTCTGACAGGACGGTCAGCGGGAACATGCAGATCCTCCATCACCAGACCATTGGGGTACTCAAATGCCCAGCTCCATTTGCGGGCGGTCACCTTGATCTCGTACGCACCTTCAGGAACGCGTCGAAGGTCGAGGAAGATCAGAAATCCAGCCGCAAAAATGGCGAGAAGAATGAAACCAGGAAGGACCGACCAGGCGATCTCGAGAGGAGTGTTGTGCGAAGCACTTGGCTGTGCATCGTGTCCGGGGCGCCTGCGATAACGCAGGACGAAATAAACCATGACGCCAACAATGATCGCAAAGAAAAATGCGCTGATGGCGGTAATGGCATAAAACAGCCAGTCGATGGCCGGAGCGAAGTCGGATCCCTGTGTTGGGAATACGAGCGTCTCGCCAGAGGATTGTCCCCACACCGCGTGCAGGGTACTGAGCATTGTCGACGTCATCATGTCAAATTTTCCGAAACAATCGGCGCAGCGGCTGCAGAAGCGGGATTGGTAAACCTGGCGATTGCTCGCTTCCAGGGAAGGAAAAACAGGGCCAGCACAATTACGGTGGCTGCTGCTCCAGTTTTCATCAGACTTACTGCTGCCGGAGCATAGTTCCCCGAAGTGGCATCATAGTGAAAGCAAAATAACAGGACCTGGTCGAAAGTGGTTCCGATTCGTCCTTGTGCCGCCTCGACCAACGACAACTGAACCGTCTTGGGTTCGAATCGGATACCGTAGAGGTATCTTGAAACCCGGCCATCGGGAGTGCAGATCATGAAGACTGCGGCGTGAGCGTATTCCTTACGTTCCGGAACATACTGATACTGGAAGCCAATCGCATCTGCCAGTGCACGAATTTGTGGCTCACGCCCCGTCAGAAACGTCCAGCCTTGACCGTCGCCGCGGCCAAATTCACGCAGGTATCCCTGCTTTGCCATTCGAGCTTGCATGGGAGATTCGAGCGGGTCAATACTCACTGAAACCACCCGATAGTCACGGCCCGGTTCCAGCGACATCTCTGCCAATGCCTCGATCATCCCGCGCAGTTTCAAACCGCAAAGCATTGGGCAGTTCGTGTAGTTGAGCGTTAAGACGACGGGACGTGTGCCGTCGAATAGCGATTGCAGCTGCAGCGGCTTTCCGCGTTCATCAACGAACTTGAGATCGAGCGGAAGCTTCTGGTCGAGGTGTTCGACAACGCCGACTCCCTCGAGCTGAGCAACTGGTCGTAGAATCTGCGCAAAGGCTTGAGTTGACACTCCAGCCCCCGTCAAAAACGCAAAACAGATTGCTACGACACACCGGTTCATTCCGTCACAGCTTTCGTGGATTGCTGCTGTTCCTGCACGACCAGCCGCATTGCTTCCGAGATGGGGATACTGACCACGCCTTTTGCCGGATCGACCCAGCCGTATCCGGCCAGGCGGTTCTGCTGCTGTGTCAGACTGTCCGCGAGAACGGCCGGAACAGCACCCGTGATCTTCCGCTTGGATTCGAAGCTGTTCGTCGCGAAGAAGATCGCTTGAGTGGCCAGAATCGTTACGAAAGTCAGGATGGCGGAAATGAATCCGACAACGACGATTGTTGGTGTATCGATCGTGTCATAGCGCTCGAACTGACTCGCGGGATTGAGGGTCCGCGGACTGGCGGGAGCGGCTTTCGCTTCGAGAGTTGCTACAGACATTTTACCACCTTAAACGTTGTGAAAGGCCAGGGACTCTTCAAGCCGAGGGTCGCGGACTGCAACGAACGACTTGGTGGACGCTGTCCGGATAAATCCGGCCAGGAACAGGCTGGAAACTCCCAGCAGTAGCAGAATGTCGCTCAGCGTCGGCCAGACTTGCGAATGGAACTGCGGAATGACATTCCAGTAAATATCAAGGGCGTGCATCAGGAGTAACCAGACAGACCAGAAGGCAAGTGACTTCATGTTCCGTCGGGTATGTCGTGACATCAGTCCGAAAAACGGAATCAGCAGATGCCCGAACAGCAATGTCAGGCTCACCCATTCCCAACCGTTTTCCTGGCGAAGAATTAACCAGCCAGTTTCTTCGGGAATGTTGGCGTACCAGATCAACAGGTACTGCGAGAAGGCGATGTAGCCCCAGAAGAAGTTGAAGCCGAACAACAGCTTTGCGAGGTCATGATAATGTTCGACAGTGACTTCAGGGCCAATGATCTGTCGCTTCTGGAGGTACATGGTGCCGAGGATCATGACGGCCAGGGCACTGACGATCGCTCCTGCGAAGAAATAGATGCCGTAGATCGCGCTGAACCAGTGAGGATCGACCGACATCATGAAATCGAAGGCGAAGAAGTTTGCGGTCAGTGCAAACAGGAGCGTTCCGAGTGGCGCGAGTGCCTGCATCCGGTGAGTATGATTGACATCACCGGTTTCGTCCTGCTGACGTGAGTGAGACAGGAAGAAGCGACCCAGGAGAGTCCAGATGCCGAAGTAGATGACTGTCCGGATTGCGAAGAACGTTGGGTTTAACCAAGGCTGCTTGTGGCGGATCAAATGATCGGTTTCGATGAGCGTGGCATCGTTCCATTCATAGATCGCGTGATTGCCCAGAAACAGCGGAATCACAATCGGCAGACTCAGCAGCGCGACCCAGCCAGCGGAAGCGGCCAGAAGTTCGGCGATGCGGCGAACTACGACACTCCAGCCTGCTCGAACGAGGTGCTGAATGAGTACGAAGAACAAGGCCCCGCATGAGATGCTGGTGACGAATAGGAACGCGACAAGGTAGCCTGCCTGGAATCCCTGCCAGCCAGAGGATCGCTGCTTCAGGAAATCATCCCAATGCGGTGGAAGTTCCTTGCCGAATTGAGACTCTGCCGCGCTGGCGATTTCCGTCAGCGGTCGCCCTGCATACTCGGCGACGGGCTTACCTTCCTTGTCGGACAGAAGCCGGACAACGCCGACCAGCGCTGTGGGGGCCGATTCAGGATGGTACGTCTGTTCGAGACGCGATTGTCCGCCCAGCAGTGACAGGACTGCAGCGATACCGATGCACGCGAGTCCGGCGAAGAGTGCCTTGCGCGTAGCACCAGGGCCGCGATCCCCCAATGTGCGATCGCGGGTTAAGTCAATCTGTGGATGAGTGTGGTGATCGGCCATGGAAAGCTGAATTACTTCCGGTTTTGGAGAATCGTGGCTTCGTCTTGGGGAACATCGTTCAGCGAAGCACGCTGGCTGCGCTGCAGGGCCTGGACATACAGCACGATGGACCAACGGTCTTCCGGTTCGATCTGTGCTGCGTACCCGGCCATCTTGCGACGTCCGTGAGAAATTGTGTCGAACAGCTTGCCAACAGGCTGAGCCGTAACGATGTCATTCGTGAGATTGGTCGGAGGAACCCAGGTTGGTTCCTGGAGACTGATGGCGCGAAGCGAAATCAATCCATCTCCTTGACCGACAAGTCCGTGGCAAGGAGCACAGTAGATGTTGTATTTGGCCTGTCCGCGAAGCATCCGCGTTTCTGTGACATCATATGGGAACTGAGTCAAGTAATCCGGTTCGACTGGCGGTGCATTCGGATCCGGATTGACGTTCACAGGGGGCTCGCTGGAGGGCTGATATCCCAGGAACAAGGAATCGTCCTCGTGGAAATCACCTAAGGCGACTGTGCCGGGAACCTGAGGACGCATGGAGCGTCCATCGGCAAACAGTTTTGATCGCTGCTGTGGACCGGGGCGATCCTGCGAATCCATGTCTGCGAAGAAGTCGATGCGGGGAGCATCGGATGTCGTGGTTCGGGCCCACGCAATGCCGACGACAGGAACGGTTGCCAACGTCAATGCAACGGCAACGACTGCACCGAAGAAACTGGGGAGCTTGTCCGACGATTGCGAAGGGGGAACTTCACGAATCGCTACGGCATCAGCCATTCGAAACAGCTCGACGACGTCCTGCTTTTCGTTGTTCGGGTCTGCGGCGTCGACATACAGGAAGAATCGGTCGTTGGTAACACGACGGAATTGATCCACGTCGAGCAAAGGATTGGAATGTTTTGGCAACCGGTTCAGTGCCAGCATCCCGAAGAATGTCGTGAACGCGCTTAGCAGCACGATCACTTCAAACATGACGGGAATGTTGGCCGGGAGGCTGAAAGTTGGCTTTCCGCTGATCAGAAACGGATAGTCAACTGCGTTCATCCACCACTGCATCAGAAGGGCGGCCAGTCCCCCAAACGTTCCGACAATCAGCACGAACCATGGCAAGCGGGTGGGCCGAATCCCAAGTGCGGCGTCAATTCCGTGAACGGGGAAAGGGCTGAACGCATCCGTTTTCGTGAACCCACGGGTTCGAACGAGCTTGGCCGCCCGGATAAGTTCGTCTGGTCCGACGAACTCAGCCAGTACGCCGACAGACGGACGAGAGGATTCATTCACCTCGTCCCGCTGGGCGACATCATCTTCAAGCATAACCGCAGACATTTAGTTACCTGTTATCAGAACCTGGCTTGGGCATGACACTTTTCACTTCGGCCATAGCCACGATCGGCAGATACCGACAGAACAAGAGGAAGAGTGTGAAGAATAGACCAAAACTTCCGGCGAACATGCAGATGTCCACCCAGGTGGGCGAATAGTAGGCCCAACTCGAAGGCAAGAAGTCCCGGCTCAGCGACGTGACGATGATCACGAAGCGTTCAAACCACATCCCGATGTTCACAAAAATGCAGACAATGACCATCAACCACGGTGAGGTGCGGATCTTCTTGCTCCAGAAGAACTGAGGAGCGATCACATTGCAGCTGACCATTGTCCAATAGGCCCAGGCGTAGGGTCCGTATGCCCGGTTAAGGAACGTGAATCCTTCATAGGGGTTCCCGCCATACCAGGCGATGAAGAATTCAATCCCATAGGCAAAACCGACCATACAGCCTGTGGCAAGGATCACCTTGCACATATTTTCCAGATGTCGCAGCGTGACGAAGTCCTTCAGACCGAACCATTCACGTGCGGGGACCATCAGAGTGATCACCATGGCGAAACCGCTGAAGACCGCACCTGCGACGAAGTAAGGCGGGAAAATCGTGGCGTGCCAGCCGGGCAACTGTGCTGTGGCAAAGTCGAAGCTCACGACGGTGTGCACCGAAAGGACCAGCGGAGTGGCCAGGGCTGCGAGCAGCAGGTAAGCCTTCTCGTAGCGATGCCAGTGGCGTGCGGACCCGGTCCAGCCGAGGGCCAGAATGCCGAAGATCACCTGCTTGAATCGGCTCTTGGTTTGATCCCGGAAGGTGGCAAGGTCGGGAATCATCCCCATGTACCAGAACAGCAACGAGACTGTGGCGTAGGTGCTGACGGCGAACACGTCCCACAGCAACGGGCTGCGGAAGTTTGGCCACATATCGAGTCGTGCGGAAGGAACCGGGAAAAGCCAGTAAGCAAACCAGACGCGGCCAACGTGGACGGCGGGGAAGATACCGGCACAACAGACAGCGAAGATCGTCATCGCTTCAGCAAAGCGGTTGATACTGGTGCGCCAGTTCTGGCGGAATAGAAACAGAATGGCCGAAATCAGGGTGCCTGCGTGTCCGATACCGACCCAGAACACGAAGTTAACAATGTCCCATGCCCAGAAGACAGGGCTGTTGTTTCCCCACACCCCTACCCCTCGGTAGATCAGATAGCCGATCATCGAGAAGAGCAGCAGCGTAAAGCTTGAGGAGATTGCGAATGCAATGTACCAGGCAAGTGGGGTCTTTCGTTCGGAAATGCCCACGATGGCATCGGTAACCGAAGCATAGTCATGATCCCCGGTAACGAGCAGAGCGCGTTGTGTGGGATCTTCAATCGTCGTATCGACGAGTGTCGCCAGTGAGGAAGCCATTAGACGTGGACCTCCTGACCGCAACGATGATCTTTAAGATTCATGGTGTGAGTGGGTGCCGGATGATTCTGTGGATGAGTTTCTGAACGAGCCGCAAGCCATGGATGCGGATTGCGGATGCGGGCCAGATACTTGGTCCGTGGCTTGATGTTTAATTCGCTCAACATTGCGTAAGCGCGAGAATCGTTATGGGCCTTGGCGACGTTGCTTTCAGGGTTATTCAGGTCGCCGAAGACGATTGCCTGAGCGGCACACGCCTGCTGACAGGCGGTCTGCACTTCATTGGCCCCAATCGGACGCCCTTCGTTGCGGGCGGTGATCCGTGTATTCTGGATTCGCTGCACACAGTAAGTGCATTTCTCCATGACACCACGGGTCCGCACAGTGACTTCAGGGTTGAGCACCAGGTGCGACAGATCGTTGTTGGTCCCAGGCAACTCACCTCGATAATCAAGGAAGTTGAAGCGACGAACTTTGTATGGACAGTTGTTTCCGCAGTAACGTGTTCCGATGCAGCGGTTGTAGGCCATGTCGTTCAGACCTTCGTCGCTGTGGACCGTCGCTGCAACAGGACAAACCTGTTCGCAAGGAGCGTTCTCGCAGTGATGGCAGGTGACGGGCTGGGTGGCAACCTGCGGCTGTTCTGGATCGCCAGCGAAGTAACGATCGATTCGCAACCAGTGCATCTCGCGGTTCTGTCGAACCTGCTCTGCACCGACAACGGGAACGTTGTTTTCCGACTGGCAGGCAATCGCACACGCGTTACAGCCGATGCATTTATTCAGATCGATGGCCATACCCCAGGCGTGGCCGTCGTACGAATGTTCGGTCCAGGGGCTTTCCAGCGGTGGATGATGAACCTTGTGCTGGGCGAAGTCGGGGTGATGGAGGTACTCATCAAGACTTGCTTCGCGGATCAGATCACCGATACGACCGTGAATTCCTTCGAGACCAATCTTGTCAATACTGTAGTGGTCCTGCGTCGCGGCGAGTTTTTCAACTCTCCCGGTCGCGTTCACTTTGAGTCCCTGTGCGATATACAGTGCATCACTGGTTCGAAGCGGGGAAACATTGACACCGACCGCAGGGATCGAGTTTTCGGAATCTCCACCCACAAGTCCTGCACGGGTTCGTCCGTATCCAATCGCAACGCTGACGGTTCCCGTCGCCTGACCTGGCAGGATGTAAACGGGAAGCTCGATCTGACGGCCCTTGATTTCCAGCGTGACAACGTCGTGATCTTTCACATGAAGGGTACTGGCCGTCTGAGGACTCATGACGGCAGCGTTACCCCAGGTCAACTTCGTCAGCGGATGAGGAAGTTCCTGCAACCAGGCGTTATTAGCGAATCGACCGTCGAAGATACTAGAAGAACTCGAGAAGTTGAGTTCTAGCTCCCCATTCTTGACTTCGGCGGCCGCTTTCCACGAGTCGCCTGCCGCAGTTGCGTCAAACGACTTCAGTTCTGGGGTGATCCGAGCAAAAGCCGTTTCGGCGACATAGCCGTCATGGACTGCGCGGTTCCACTCTTTATCAACTTTCAGGCGAGATGCGGTTCCAACGGCCGTCTGACGTACGACTGCCAGGCCGTCCTTATTCCCATCCAGTACGCGGCTGAGGAACTCGACTTCGCTGCAGCTTTCAAACAGAGGAGCGATCTGTGGCTGACCAATTCCGTAGGTTCCGTCTGTCAGTCGGCAATCCGACCAGCTTTCCAACTGGTGCGAACGAGGCAGGACCCAGTTGCAATGAACAGAGGTCTCATTCGGCGACAGCGTTAAATGGAAGCGGTCAGCAATTCCAGACAAACTCTTGGCGACGTCAAGATCGGCAGGAGCGGCATAGACCGGGTTTCCACCGAGAATGAGCAGCGCCTTTGTCTTTCCTGCGGCAGCGTGAGCCACGAAGTCTGCCAGCGTCCCTGCTTTTTCGGGAGCAGCGATGCGAGTGAACCAAACCGTCTTACCGACGTTCTTCAACTGTTCGTTGATGCGGTGTGCCAGCGCGTGGACTGCTGGGGGTTGAGAAGGTCCCACGGCGATCAGCGATTCGCCTTCGTGATGACGGAGATCATCAATCAGAGCGGCCACGAAACTTTCGGCGTAGCCAGCCGCCTCGGTTGGCGCCGCGGACGCTTCACCTTTGAGGCCTGCTTCCACCGAGGCGAGGATTTCTCCGATCAGACTCGATTTGATGGCCAGACGATGATCGGCAGCGGTTCCGGTCTGGGTGAATTCGGATTCGATGGCGTAGAGTCGCACCATCTTGCCGTCTTGAGGAGACCGTCCGTTAGCGTACTCTCGCGTTAACCGCAACGCGTCGGCATGGGCACCGAGAAGGTCACAGTCAAGTGCGACGATCACCCGGGCCGACGTGAGGTTGTAATGGGGACGCAAGGCTTCGGCGTATGCAAGCTTGGCGCCTTCGAGGACGTTGGCGTCTGATACTGCGCCATACTCGAACCACCTGGCCTCAGGGAATCGAGCGAGCAGGTCATTGCGGAGTCGCTCGACAGTTGGACTACTGGTTGGTTCACCCAGGATGGCCAGTTCCGCACCGCGGGAAGTCTCCCAGCCCTTGGCCAGATCAGACAGATAGGTGTCGACTTCGAGCCAGGTGCGCGCTTTGGAGTCGCGATCCTGCTTCTGTACTGGCGTCCTCGCGCGGTCGGGATCGTAGAGCTCCAGGGCCGTCGCTTGAGCGAACGACGTGCTGGCTCCGCCCGACGACACGTGGTCGGGATTACCATCCAGCTTGATGGGGCGACCGTCGAAATTGGTTACCCGCAAGGCCTGCGGTACACCGGCGATTTCGAATGTCGTATTGAAATACTTGGGCTTTCCGGGAATACGGTTCGCGGGCCGTGTTGCGAACGGAGCCAGTGTCTCCTGTTCGAAACGGCAACCAACGGAACCGCCGAAAACCAGTGACGCACCCATCAGTTGCAACCAGCGGCGGCGAGAGAATCCGGTGGGGAATTCACTGGCAGCCTTGGGGAACTCACGATGCATCAACTCGAGGAATTCCGGAGTACTCTCCAGTTCAGCGAGACTACGATACCAGGTCTTAGTAGGCATTTGTCGGGGTTACATTCCAGCGGCCATCTTGAGGGCAAAAGCGCTCAATGACGGTCTAGCGGTGGCAAGTCGAACAGCTTGTTCGCGGGTTAATTCCAAGATCGGATTTGACCTGGTGGCCAACCTCTTTAGCAGAG is from Schlesneria sp. DSM 10557 and encodes:
- a CDS encoding quinol:cytochrome C oxidoreductase, which gives rise to MADHHTHPQIDLTRDRTLGDRGPGATRKALFAGLACIGIAAVLSLLGGQSRLEQTYHPESAPTALVGVVRLLSDKEGKPVAEYAGRPLTEIASAAESQFGKELPPHWDDFLKQRSSGWQGFQAGYLVAFLFVTSISCGALFFVLIQHLVRAGWSVVVRRIAELLAASAGWVALLSLPIVIPLFLGNHAIYEWNDATLIETDHLIRHKQPWLNPTFFAIRTVIYFGIWTLLGRFFLSHSRQQDETGDVNHTHRMQALAPLGTLLFALTANFFAFDFMMSVDPHWFSAIYGIYFFAGAIVSALAVMILGTMYLQKRQIIGPEVTVEHYHDLAKLLFGFNFFWGYIAFSQYLLIWYANIPEETGWLILRQENGWEWVSLTLLFGHLLIPFFGLMSRHTRRNMKSLAFWSVWLLLMHALDIYWNVIPQFHSQVWPTLSDILLLLGVSSLFLAGFIRTASTKSFVAVRDPRLEESLAFHNV
- a CDS encoding SCO family protein, with translation MSTQAFAQILRPVAQLEGVGVVEHLDQKLPLDLKFVDERGKPLQLQSLFDGTRPVVLTLNYTNCPMLCGLKLRGMIEALAEMSLEPGRDYRVVSVSIDPLESPMQARMAKQGYLREFGRGDGQGWTFLTGREPQIRALADAIGFQYQYVPERKEYAHAAVFMICTPDGRVSRYLYGIRFEPKTVQLSLVEAAQGRIGTTFDQVLLFCFHYDATSGNYAPAAVSLMKTGAAATVIVLALFFLPWKRAIARFTNPASAAAAPIVSENLT
- the ctaD gene encoding cytochrome c oxidase subunit I, translated to MSESHLSTATAHVHGHGEEDYLSCSSGWKSWAFTLDHKRIGVMYLVAILASFLAGGIMALLIRLELLLPGKFFLSEDQYNHMFTLHGAIMTFLFLIPSIPAALGNFMVPVMLGVKDVAFPRMNLASFYLWIGGAIFFLAAVILGGLDTGWTFYTPYSTTTNTSVITASLGVFILGFSSIFTGLNFLVTINMMRPAGMTWFRMPLFLWSLYATSIIQILATPVIGITGLLLIAERALGIGIFDPARGGDPVLFQHFFWFYSHPAVYIMILPAMGIISEMVSTFSRKPIFGYRFIAYSSIAIALLGFLVWGHHMFVSGQSPLAAMMFSALTFSVSIPSAIKVFNWLSTMYKGSVSLETPMCYTLSFIFLFGIGGLTGLFLGALATDVHLHDTYFVVAHFHYVMMGGTLIAFLGGLHYWWPKMFGKMYNENLARIACLIIFVGFNATFFPQFILGSRGMPRRYAKYDPEFQIFHQFSTFGALLLGAGLFLSAGVLLHSLLRGRRAPANPWGGSTLEWKCSSPPPHHNFDWPPVVTEPYHYDHIQYDPKEGGYVEVEEVAPDPDDAPLPVKH
- a CDS encoding TAT-variant-translocated molybdopterin oxidoreductase produces the protein MPTKTWYRSLAELESTPEFLELMHREFPKAASEFPTGFSRRRWLQLMGASLVFGGSVGCRFEQETLAPFATRPANRIPGKPKYFNTTFEIAGVPQALRVTNFDGRPIKLDGNPDHVSSGGASTSFAQATALELYDPDRARTPVQKQDRDSKARTWLEVDTYLSDLAKGWETSRGAELAILGEPTSSPTVERLRNDLLARFPEARWFEYGAVSDANVLEGAKLAYAEALRPHYNLTSARVIVALDCDLLGAHADALRLTREYANGRSPQDGKMVRLYAIESEFTQTGTAADHRLAIKSSLIGEILASVEAGLKGEASAAPTEAAGYAESFVAALIDDLRHHEGESLIAVGPSQPPAVHALAHRINEQLKNVGKTVWFTRIAAPEKAGTLADFVAHAAAGKTKALLILGGNPVYAAPADLDVAKSLSGIADRFHLTLSPNETSVHCNWVLPRSHQLESWSDCRLTDGTYGIGQPQIAPLFESCSEVEFLSRVLDGNKDGLAVVRQTAVGTASRLKVDKEWNRAVHDGYVAETAFARITPELKSFDATAAGDSWKAAAEVKNGELELNFSSSSSIFDGRFANNAWLQELPHPLTKLTWGNAAVMSPQTASTLHVKDHDVVTLEIKGRQIELPVYILPGQATGTVSVAIGYGRTRAGLVGGDSENSIPAVGVNVSPLRTSDALYIAQGLKVNATGRVEKLAATQDHYSIDKIGLEGIHGRIGDLIREASLDEYLHHPDFAQHKVHHPPLESPWTEHSYDGHAWGMAIDLNKCIGCNACAIACQSENNVPVVGAEQVRQNREMHWLRIDRYFAGDPEQPQVATQPVTCHHCENAPCEQVCPVAATVHSDEGLNDMAYNRCIGTRYCGNNCPYKVRRFNFLDYRGELPGTNNDLSHLVLNPEVTVRTRGVMEKCTYCVQRIQNTRITARNEGRPIGANEVQTACQQACAAQAIVFGDLNNPESNVAKAHNDSRAYAMLSELNIKPRTKYLARIRNPHPWLAARSETHPQNHPAPTHTMNLKDHRCGQEVHV
- a CDS encoding quinol:electron acceptor oxidoreductase subunit ActD, with the translated sequence MSAVMLEDDVAQRDEVNESSRPSVGVLAEFVGPDELIRAAKLVRTRGFTKTDAFSPFPVHGIDAALGIRPTRLPWFVLIVGTFGGLAALLMQWWMNAVDYPFLISGKPTFSLPANIPVMFEVIVLLSAFTTFFGMLALNRLPKHSNPLLDVDQFRRVTNDRFFLYVDAADPNNEKQDVVELFRMADAVAIREVPPSQSSDKLPSFFGAVVAVALTLATVPVVGIAWARTTTSDAPRIDFFADMDSQDRPGPQQRSKLFADGRSMRPQVPGTVALGDFHEDDSLFLGYQPSSEPPVNVNPDPNAPPVEPDYLTQFPYDVTETRMLRGQAKYNIYCAPCHGLVGQGDGLISLRAISLQEPTWVPPTNLTNDIVTAQPVGKLFDTISHGRRKMAGYAAQIEPEDRWSIVLYVQALQRSQRASLNDVPQDEATILQNRK
- the nrfD gene encoding NrfD/PsrC family molybdoenzyme membrane anchor subunit, producing the protein MASSLATLVDTTIEDPTQRALLVTGDHDYASVTDAIVGISERKTPLAWYIAFAISSSFTLLLFSMIGYLIYRGVGVWGNNSPVFWAWDIVNFVFWVGIGHAGTLISAILFLFRQNWRTSINRFAEAMTIFAVCCAGIFPAVHVGRVWFAYWLFPVPSARLDMWPNFRSPLLWDVFAVSTYATVSLLFWYMGMIPDLATFRDQTKSRFKQVIFGILALGWTGSARHWHRYEKAYLLLAALATPLVLSVHTVVSFDFATAQLPGWHATIFPPYFVAGAVFSGFAMVITLMVPAREWFGLKDFVTLRHLENMCKVILATGCMVGFAYGIEFFIAWYGGNPYEGFTFLNRAYGPYAWAYWTMVSCNVIAPQFFWSKKIRTSPWLMVIVCIFVNIGMWFERFVIIVTSLSRDFLPSSWAYYSPTWVDICMFAGSFGLFFTLFLLFCRYLPIVAMAEVKSVMPKPGSDNR
- the coxB gene encoding cytochrome c oxidase subunit II; the encoded protein is MMTSTMLSTLHAVWGQSSGETLVFPTQGSDFAPAIDWLFYAITAISAFFFAIIVGVMVYFVLRYRRRPGHDAQPSASHNTPLEIAWSVLPGFILLAIFAAGFLIFLDLRRVPEGAYEIKVTARKWSWAFEYPNGLVMEDLHVPADRPVRLLMSSMDVIHSLFVPAFRVKQDLVPGRYTEMWFRATGAGTHRLYCAEYCGQKHSTMVANVVVHEPADFEQWLRIETDKTNNLPPAELGALLYKRQGCAQCHAIDDNVQGKAGPSFAKTFGTQQRLTNGESVTIEENYLRRSILEPLAQIRAGFQPVMPTYQGRLRDNEIDALIAYIKSLNPEATPKE